In one Podarcis muralis chromosome 7, rPodMur119.hap1.1, whole genome shotgun sequence genomic region, the following are encoded:
- the LOC114603054 gene encoding phospholipase A2 inhibitor and Ly6/PLAUR domain-containing protein-like has protein sequence MKLFLLHLSAALVATANSLNCVCTESPACSTGTCSIPESEAICITVAQENNMKGIAAAGISRGCQQDSQLCNEAVSVTVAGGLFTRTVSKCCMTENCNNTPLELPPKNLTKNGVNCPTSFVLGSNHLEEPGTLSCTGDENNCITAAGELTAGDAAALPFIASGCASATACNLPVQTYLVTGAMDFLLKKIKCSPSPATNSG, from the exons CAAACTCCCTAAATTGTGTCTGTACTGAAAGCCCAGCATGCAGTACTGGTACCTGTTCAATTCCAGAGTCAGAAGCCATCTGCATAACAGTGGCCCAGGAGAATAACATGA aagGAATTGCTGCCGCAGGAATATCCAGGGGCTGCCAGCAGGATTCTCAGCTTTGCAATGAAGCCGTCTCTGTTACTGTGGCTGGAGGGTTATTTACGAGGACCGTTTCCAAATGCTGCATGACAGAAAACTGCAATAATACTCCCCTTGAAT TACCACCCAAGAACCTCACCAAGAACGGAGTGAATTGTCCCACTAGTTTTGTACTTGGCTCTAACCACTTAGAAGAACCCGGGACTCTGAGTTGCACAGGAGATGAAAATAACTGCATCACTGCGGCCGGGGAGCTAACTGCAG GAGATGCTGCCGCTCTTCCCTTTATAGCATCAGGCTGTGCCTCAGCAACTGCCTGCAATTTGCCTGTGCAGACGTACCTTGTTACTGGAGCCATGGACTTCCTCCTGAAGAAAATCAAGTGCAGCCCATCCCCAGCCACCAACAGCGGCTGA